A part of Anaerolineales bacterium genomic DNA contains:
- a CDS encoding metallophosphoesterase — protein sequence MKFGKSSQSGKPVRILYGSDFHGSDVVFRKFLSASMQYKANILIVGGDVTGKAMVPVIHQGHGRYTGSWFGKEETATTPQELDKIKKNISNVGFYPIVLEKEEAEELENQPDKMAHRFEDEMCQRVQEWMTLAEEKLLPLNSTLYFMAGNDDFASIDEVVSQFQHIRNPDMAHFELEEGYEIVGCSNANMTPWLCARDIEEDQLASKLDTLAGMIHNPEHTIAVLHVPPFSSGLDTCPDLDKNLKIITEGGQVVMKSAGSTAVKAWIEKVQPMLTLHGHIHESPGHVRIGHTLAINAGSEYAEGILKAAIINLENGKVKGHLLISG from the coding sequence ATGAAATTTGGCAAATCATCTCAATCAGGCAAGCCGGTCCGCATCCTATACGGGTCTGATTTCCATGGCTCAGACGTCGTATTTCGCAAGTTCCTGTCTGCCAGCATGCAATATAAGGCGAATATCCTGATCGTTGGTGGGGATGTGACAGGCAAAGCCATGGTGCCGGTGATCCACCAGGGTCACGGGCGTTATACTGGGAGCTGGTTTGGAAAGGAAGAAACCGCCACCACCCCCCAGGAGCTTGACAAAATCAAAAAGAACATCAGCAATGTGGGTTTCTACCCCATCGTGCTTGAAAAAGAGGAAGCTGAAGAGCTGGAAAACCAGCCTGATAAAATGGCTCACCGTTTTGAAGACGAGATGTGCCAGCGCGTGCAGGAATGGATGACCCTGGCTGAGGAAAAACTGCTTCCATTGAACTCCACCCTGTATTTTATGGCAGGTAACGACGATTTTGCTTCCATCGATGAAGTGGTCAGTCAATTCCAGCATATCCGCAATCCCGATATGGCCCACTTCGAGCTGGAGGAGGGGTACGAAATTGTAGGCTGCTCAAATGCTAACATGACCCCCTGGTTGTGCGCCCGCGATATCGAAGAAGATCAGCTTGCCAGCAAGCTGGATACATTGGCAGGGATGATCCACAATCCCGAACACACCATTGCTGTGCTGCATGTGCCTCCCTTCAGCTCCGGCCTGGATACCTGCCCGGATCTCGATAAGAACTTGAAAATCATTACCGAGGGGGGCCAGGTGGTGATGAAATCGGCTGGTTCGACGGCAGTAAAAGCATGGATCGAAAAAGTACAGCCGATGCTCACCCTGCACGGGCATATCCATGAATCACCCGGGCATGTGCGTATTGGGCACACCCTAGCGATTAATGCTGGCAGTGAGTATGCCGAAGGGATCCTGAAAGCAGCTATTATCAACCTGGAAAATGGCAAGGTGAAAGGTCACCTTTTAATCTCTGGTTAG